A genomic window from Triticum urartu cultivar G1812 chromosome 7, Tu2.1, whole genome shotgun sequence includes:
- the LOC125525941 gene encoding uncharacterized protein LOC125525941, with product MAMERFLTALILCEAPLDVYGISTSVLTAGPTKHLVSDGERKPMANKADPQKEQGSRRAGFELAFDGGYCFDTVVVR from the coding sequence ATGGCCATGGAAAGGTTCCTGACGGCGCTCATCTTGTGCGAGGCGCCCCTCGACGTCTACGGCATTTCGACGTCGGTGCTCACCGCCGGGCCAACCAAGCATCTGGTCTCCGACGGGGAGAGAAAGCCGATGGCAAACAAGGCGGACCCCCAGAAGGAGCAGGGTTCTCGGCGTGCTGGGTTTGAGCTGGCGTTCGACGGCGGATACTGCTTCGACACAGTCGTCGTGCGCTAA
- the LOC125518271 gene encoding zinc finger MYM-type protein 1-like yields MSSSSKRPGRKYESGYEKRTKKKKAENLIHSLKGSLDNFVVKEPQVSSENQNIEADVDDNVDNIQVENTNPDEANLHGNVVGASVNENMDSSPDKNNMDASSDGNASFRPDIYDPRNWDALDSKAIDILVEKGPKRDLTIKKGRKDKNKRCFSLIFYTRVLLNGEKFSIRIREHETSAEHVLNMVTWYDLRLRLQKHQTINCVAQRQLEKEKDHWRKVLFRILLMVKFLAKHNLAFRGTNSTLYQDNNGNFLGLVEMLAEFDPIIQEHVRRITNNGTHVHYLGHGIQNELIHLLASAIKSEIIKKIKEAKYFSVILDCTPDASHQEQMSLIIRYVNASSTFVSIEESFLGFLDGNDTTGQGLFDVLQEELRNLDLDLDDVRGQSYDNGANMKGKNNGVQRKLLDKNPRAFYSACGCHSLNLTLCDMAKTCGKAKDFFGIIQRIYTTFANSTKKWQILKDNIDDTTGLTLRSLSSTRWESRMDSVKAIRFQILNIREALLQVSDIDNDQKTSSEAKSLANNELGDFEFLVAIVIWYEILYAVNLVSKNLQSKDMLIDVAIEQVQGLITFFNGYRDTGFCNALETTKEIALEMEIDPTFRQKHQIKRKKQFDENPDDVLISSQPAHESFRRKYFIPVVDQAISSLTTRFEQYESFQKNFGFLFTSYALKSLDEKSLKSSCSVLEAALKSGAKSDINGSELYVELNLLKSFIPNDNMGPVDILKFLKRLDCFPNATIAYRILLTIPVTVASAERSFSKLKLLKSYLRSTMTQERLSGLATIAIENDILEGVAYEDLIEDFVSRNAQRIARFG; encoded by the exons ATGTCTTCTAGTTCTAAACGCCCTGGTAGGAAGTATGAATCTGGGTATGAAAAACGTACAAAGAAGAAAAAAGCTGAAAATCTTATTCATTCTCTGAAGGGGTCTCTTGATAACTTTGTTGTGAAAGAACCACAAGTTTCTTCCGAAAATCAGAATATAGAGGCTGATGTTGATGATAATGTTGACAACATTCAGGTTGAGAATACTAATCCTGATGAGGCTAACCTTCATGGAAATGTCGTTGGCGCTAGTGTTAATGAAAACATGGATAGTTCACCTGATAAGAATAACATGGATGCATCTTCCGATGGTAATGCTTCTTTCCGGCCAGATATATATGATCCAAGGAATTGGGATGCCCTTGACTCAAAAGCGATTGACATCTTGGTAGAAAAGGGTCCCAAAAGAGATTTAACTATAAAAAAAGGCCGGAAGGATAAAAATAAAAGATGCTTTTCTTTGATATTTTACACAAGAGTTCTACTAAATGGAGAGAAGT TTAGCATTAGAATTAGAGAGCACGAAACAAGTGCCGAACATGTTCTGAATATGGTCACTTGGTATGATTTGCGACTACGGTTGCAAAAGCATCAAACTATTAATTGTGTAGCGCAGCGACAACTTGAGAAAGAAAAGGACCATTGGAGAAAGGTTCTATTTAGAATTCTTTTGATGGTAAAATTTCTTGCGAAACACAATCTTGCATTTCGTGGTACTAACTCGACATTGTATCAAGATAATAATGGAAATTTCTTAGGCTTGGTTGAAATGCTAGCTGAGTTCGACCCAATTATTCAGGAGCATGTTAGGCGCATAACAAACAATGGAACTCATGTTCATTACCTTGGTCATGGGATACAAAATGAGTTAATACATTTGCTTGCTTCTGCAATTAAGTCAGAgataattaaaaaaataaaagaagcAAAGTATTTTTCCGTGATACTTGATTGTACCCCTGATGCGAGCCACCAAGAACAAATGTCTCTGATAATACGATATGTCAATGCTTCTTCGACTTTTGTTTCCATTGAggaatcatttttaggatttttgGATGGGAATGATACAACTGGGCAAGGGCTTTTTGATGTTTTGCAGGAAGAACTACGGAATCTTGACCTGGATCTAGATGATGTGAGAGGACAGAGCTACGATAATGGTGCAAATATGAAAGGTAAGAATAATGGTGTTCAAAGGAAACTTTTGGATAAAAATCCTAGAGCTTTTTATTCAGCATGTGGTTGTCATAGTCTTAATTTGACACTTTGTGACATGGCAAAAACTTGTGGTAAAGCAAAGGACTTTTTTGGAATCATACAACGCATCTACACAACATTTGCTAATTCAACTAAAAAGTGGCAGATCTTGAAAGATAATATAGATGATACAACAGGATTGACTCTCAGGTCGTTGTCATCTACTCGCTGGGAGAGTCGAATGGATAGTGTTAAAGCTATAAGATTTCAGATTTTGAACATACGAGAAGCTTTACTGCAAGTATCTGATATTGATAATGATCAAAAAACTAGCAGTGAAGCTAAATCTCTCGCGAATAATGAACTTGGTGATTTTGAATTTTTAGTAGCTATTGTTATTTGGTATGAAATACTGTATGCCGTCAAtctggtcagcaagaacttacaATCAAAGGATATGCTTATTGATGTTGCTATTGAGCAAGTGCAGGGGCTAATTACCTTTTTTAATGGGTATAGAGACACTGGTTTTTGTAATGCATTGGAAACAACAAAAGAAATTGCACTTGAAATGGAGATCGATCCTACATTTCGTCAAAAGCATCAAATTAAAAGAAAGAAACAATTTGACGAAAACCCAGATGATGTGTTAATTTCTTCACAACCTGCACATGAATCATTTAGGAGAAAATATTTTATTCCTGTTGTTGATCAGGCTATCAGTTCACTTACAACAAGATTTGAGCAATATGAATCATTCCAAAAGAACTTTGGTTTCTTATTTACTTCTTATGCACTAAAATCATTGGATGAGAAGAGCTTAAAATCTTCTTGTAGTGTTCTTGAGGCTGCACTAAAGAGTGGGGCGAAATCGGACATTAATGGTAGTGAATTATATGTTGAGCTAAATTTACTTAAAAGTTTCATTCCAAATGATAATATGGGGCCGGTTGATATCTTGAAATTTCTTAAACGGTTAGATTGTTTCCCTAATGCAACTATTGCATATAGAATTTTGTTAACTATTCCAGTGACCGTCGCATCAGCTGAGAGAAGTTTCTCCAAATTGAAATTATTGAAGTCCTATCTACGTTCAACAATGACACAAGAAAGGCTCAGTGGGTTGGCTACTATAGCAATTGAAAATGATATACTGGAGGGGGTTGCTTATGAAGATCTAATTGAAGATTTTGTATCAAGAAATGCTCAAAGGATTGCACGCTTTGGCTAA